One stretch of Kogia breviceps isolate mKogBre1 chromosome 20, mKogBre1 haplotype 1, whole genome shotgun sequence DNA includes these proteins:
- the PLAT gene encoding tissue-type plasminogen activator isoform X1, protein MTSAMKRELLCVLLLCGAVFSSPSQEIHRRLRRGARSHRGGVTCRDEKTQLTYLQHESWLRPLLRGNRVEHCWCNGGRAQCHSVPVNSCSKPRCFNRGTCWQALYSSEFVCQCPEGFIGKRCEIDASATCYKDRGVTYRGTWSTAESGAECVNWNSSSLAMKPYSGRRPDAIRLGLGNHNYCRNPDQDSKPWCYIFKAGKYISEFCSTPACGKEDDGDCYQEKGLAYRGTRSLTTSGASCLPWSSMILVGKIYTAWKSNAQALGLGKHNHCRNPDGDAQPWCHVLKDRQLTWEYCDVPQCVTCGLRQYKQPQLRIKGGLFTDITSHPWQAAIFARNRRSPGERFLCGGVLISSCWVLSAAHCFQERYPPNHLKVVLGRTYRLVPGKEEQTFEVEKYIVHKEFDDDTYNNDIALLQLKSDSLTCALESDAVRTVCLPDAGLQLPDWTECELSGYGKHEASSPFYSERLKEAHVRLYPSSRCTSQYLLNRTVTDNMLCAGDTRSGGDGANLHDACQGDSGGPLVCMKDNHMTLVGVISWGLGCGQKGIPGVYTKVTNYLDWVRDNTRP, encoded by the exons ATGACGAGCGCAATGAAGAGAGAGCTCTTGTGTGTCCTGCTGCTCTGTGGAGCTGTCTTCAGTTCACCCAGCCAG GAAATCCACAGGCGACTCAGGAGAGGAGCCAGATCGCACAGAGGTGGAG TGACCTGCAGAGACGAGAAAACACAGCTGACGTACCTGCAACATGAGTCCTGGCTGCGGCCCCTGCTCAGGGGCAACAGGGTGGAGCACTGCTGGTGCAACGGTGGCCGGGCCCAGTGCCACTCGGTGCCCGTCAACA GTTGCAGCAAACCTCGGTGCTTCAATAGGGGGACATGTTGGCAGGCCCTCTATTCCTCAGAGTTCGTCTGCCAGTGCCCTGAAGGGTTCATCGGGAAACGCTGTGAAATAG ATGCCAGCGCCACATGCTACAAGGACCGGGGCGTCACCTACAGAGGCACGTGGAGCACAGCGGAGAGCGGGGCCGAGTGCGTCAACTGGAACAGCAGCAGCCTGGCTATGAAACCCTACAGTGGGCGCAGGCCTGATGCCATCAGGCTGGGCCTCGGCAATCACAACTACTGCAG AAACCCAGACCAAGACTCAAAGCCCTGGTGCTACATCTTCAAGGCAGGGAAGTACATCTCTGAGTTCTGCAGCACGCCAGCCTGCGGCAAGG AAGACGATGGGGACTGCTACCAGGAGAAAGGGCTGGCATACCGCGGCACCCGCAGCCTCACCACGTCTGGGGCCTCCTGCCTCCCGTGGAGTTCCATGATCCTGGTGGGCAAGATTTACACCGCCTGGAAGAGCAACGCGCAGGCGCTGGGCCTGGGCAAGCACAATCACTGCCG GAACCCAGATGGGGACGCGCAGCCTTGGTGCCACGTGCTGAAGGATCGCCAGCTGACGTGGGAGTATTGCGACGTGCCCCAGTGCG tcaCCTGTGGCCTGAGACAGTACAAGCAGCCCCAGCTCCGCATCAAAGGAGGCCTGTTCACGGATATCACCTCCCACCCGTGGCAGGCCGCCATCTTCGCCAGGAACAGGAGGTCCCCCGGAGAGCGGTTTCTGTGTGGGGGGGTCCTGATCAGCTCCTGCTGGGTGCTGTCGGCCGCCCACTGCTTCCAGGAAAG GTACCCTCCCAACCATCTCAAGGTGGTCCTGGGCAGGACGTACCGGCTGGTCCCTGGAAAGGAGGAGCAGACATTTGAAGTAGAAAAATACATCGTCCATAAGGAATTCGACGATGACACTTACAACAATGACATAG CGCTGCTGCAGCTGAAATCGGACTCACTGACCTGCGCCCTGGAGAGCGACGCCGTCCGCACCGTCTGCCTCCCGGACGCCGGCCTGCAGCTGCCAGACTGGACAGAGTGCGAGCTGTCTGGCTACGGAAAGCACGAGGCCT CTTCTCCATTCTACTCCGAGCGCCTGAAGGAGGCCCATGTCAGGCTGTACCCATCCAGCCGCTGCACTTCCCAGTATTTGCTTAACAGGACTGTCACCGACAACATGCTGTGCGCCGGAGACACACGAAGCGGCGGGGACGGAGCAAACCTGCATGACGCCTGCCAG
- the PLAT gene encoding tissue-type plasminogen activator isoform X3 — translation MTSAMKRELLCVLLLCGAVFSSPSQEIHRRLRRGARSHRGGGCSKPRCFNRGTCWQALYSSEFVCQCPEGFIGKRCEIDASATCYKDRGVTYRGTWSTAESGAECVNWNSSSLAMKPYSGRRPDAIRLGLGNHNYCRNPDQDSKPWCYIFKAGKYISEFCSTPACGKEDDGDCYQEKGLAYRGTRSLTTSGASCLPWSSMILVGKIYTAWKSNAQALGLGKHNHCRNPDGDAQPWCHVLKDRQLTWEYCDVPQCVTCGLRQYKQPQLRIKGGLFTDITSHPWQAAIFARNRRSPGERFLCGGVLISSCWVLSAAHCFQERYPPNHLKVVLGRTYRLVPGKEEQTFEVEKYIVHKEFDDDTYNNDIALLQLKSDSLTCALESDAVRTVCLPDAGLQLPDWTECELSGYGKHEASSPFYSERLKEAHVRLYPSSRCTSQYLLNRTVTDNMLCAGDTRSGGDGANLHDACQGDSGGPLVCMKDNHMTLVGVISWGLGCGQKGIPGVYTKVTNYLDWVRDNTRP, via the exons ATGACGAGCGCAATGAAGAGAGAGCTCTTGTGTGTCCTGCTGCTCTGTGGAGCTGTCTTCAGTTCACCCAGCCAG GAAATCCACAGGCGACTCAGGAGAGGAGCCAGATCGCACAGAGGTGGAG GTTGCAGCAAACCTCGGTGCTTCAATAGGGGGACATGTTGGCAGGCCCTCTATTCCTCAGAGTTCGTCTGCCAGTGCCCTGAAGGGTTCATCGGGAAACGCTGTGAAATAG ATGCCAGCGCCACATGCTACAAGGACCGGGGCGTCACCTACAGAGGCACGTGGAGCACAGCGGAGAGCGGGGCCGAGTGCGTCAACTGGAACAGCAGCAGCCTGGCTATGAAACCCTACAGTGGGCGCAGGCCTGATGCCATCAGGCTGGGCCTCGGCAATCACAACTACTGCAG AAACCCAGACCAAGACTCAAAGCCCTGGTGCTACATCTTCAAGGCAGGGAAGTACATCTCTGAGTTCTGCAGCACGCCAGCCTGCGGCAAGG AAGACGATGGGGACTGCTACCAGGAGAAAGGGCTGGCATACCGCGGCACCCGCAGCCTCACCACGTCTGGGGCCTCCTGCCTCCCGTGGAGTTCCATGATCCTGGTGGGCAAGATTTACACCGCCTGGAAGAGCAACGCGCAGGCGCTGGGCCTGGGCAAGCACAATCACTGCCG GAACCCAGATGGGGACGCGCAGCCTTGGTGCCACGTGCTGAAGGATCGCCAGCTGACGTGGGAGTATTGCGACGTGCCCCAGTGCG tcaCCTGTGGCCTGAGACAGTACAAGCAGCCCCAGCTCCGCATCAAAGGAGGCCTGTTCACGGATATCACCTCCCACCCGTGGCAGGCCGCCATCTTCGCCAGGAACAGGAGGTCCCCCGGAGAGCGGTTTCTGTGTGGGGGGGTCCTGATCAGCTCCTGCTGGGTGCTGTCGGCCGCCCACTGCTTCCAGGAAAG GTACCCTCCCAACCATCTCAAGGTGGTCCTGGGCAGGACGTACCGGCTGGTCCCTGGAAAGGAGGAGCAGACATTTGAAGTAGAAAAATACATCGTCCATAAGGAATTCGACGATGACACTTACAACAATGACATAG CGCTGCTGCAGCTGAAATCGGACTCACTGACCTGCGCCCTGGAGAGCGACGCCGTCCGCACCGTCTGCCTCCCGGACGCCGGCCTGCAGCTGCCAGACTGGACAGAGTGCGAGCTGTCTGGCTACGGAAAGCACGAGGCCT CTTCTCCATTCTACTCCGAGCGCCTGAAGGAGGCCCATGTCAGGCTGTACCCATCCAGCCGCTGCACTTCCCAGTATTTGCTTAACAGGACTGTCACCGACAACATGCTGTGCGCCGGAGACACACGAAGCGGCGGGGACGGAGCAAACCTGCATGACGCCTGCCAG
- the PLAT gene encoding tissue-type plasminogen activator isoform X2, producing MTSAMKRELLCVLLLCGAVFSSPSQEIHRRLRRGARSHRGGVTCRDEKTQLTYLQHESWLRPLLRGNRVEHCWCNGGRAQCHSVPVNSCSKPRCFNRGTCWQALYSSEFVCQCPEGFIGKRCEIDASATCYKDRGVTYRGTWSTAESGAECVNWNSSSLAMKPYSGRRPDAIRLGLGNHNYCRNPDQDSKPWCYIFKAGKYISEFCSTPACGKDDGDCYQEKGLAYRGTRSLTTSGASCLPWSSMILVGKIYTAWKSNAQALGLGKHNHCRNPDGDAQPWCHVLKDRQLTWEYCDVPQCVTCGLRQYKQPQLRIKGGLFTDITSHPWQAAIFARNRRSPGERFLCGGVLISSCWVLSAAHCFQERYPPNHLKVVLGRTYRLVPGKEEQTFEVEKYIVHKEFDDDTYNNDIALLQLKSDSLTCALESDAVRTVCLPDAGLQLPDWTECELSGYGKHEASSPFYSERLKEAHVRLYPSSRCTSQYLLNRTVTDNMLCAGDTRSGGDGANLHDACQGDSGGPLVCMKDNHMTLVGVISWGLGCGQKGIPGVYTKVTNYLDWVRDNTRP from the exons ATGACGAGCGCAATGAAGAGAGAGCTCTTGTGTGTCCTGCTGCTCTGTGGAGCTGTCTTCAGTTCACCCAGCCAG GAAATCCACAGGCGACTCAGGAGAGGAGCCAGATCGCACAGAGGTGGAG TGACCTGCAGAGACGAGAAAACACAGCTGACGTACCTGCAACATGAGTCCTGGCTGCGGCCCCTGCTCAGGGGCAACAGGGTGGAGCACTGCTGGTGCAACGGTGGCCGGGCCCAGTGCCACTCGGTGCCCGTCAACA GTTGCAGCAAACCTCGGTGCTTCAATAGGGGGACATGTTGGCAGGCCCTCTATTCCTCAGAGTTCGTCTGCCAGTGCCCTGAAGGGTTCATCGGGAAACGCTGTGAAATAG ATGCCAGCGCCACATGCTACAAGGACCGGGGCGTCACCTACAGAGGCACGTGGAGCACAGCGGAGAGCGGGGCCGAGTGCGTCAACTGGAACAGCAGCAGCCTGGCTATGAAACCCTACAGTGGGCGCAGGCCTGATGCCATCAGGCTGGGCCTCGGCAATCACAACTACTGCAG AAACCCAGACCAAGACTCAAAGCCCTGGTGCTACATCTTCAAGGCAGGGAAGTACATCTCTGAGTTCTGCAGCACGCCAGCCTGCGGCAAGG ACGATGGGGACTGCTACCAGGAGAAAGGGCTGGCATACCGCGGCACCCGCAGCCTCACCACGTCTGGGGCCTCCTGCCTCCCGTGGAGTTCCATGATCCTGGTGGGCAAGATTTACACCGCCTGGAAGAGCAACGCGCAGGCGCTGGGCCTGGGCAAGCACAATCACTGCCG GAACCCAGATGGGGACGCGCAGCCTTGGTGCCACGTGCTGAAGGATCGCCAGCTGACGTGGGAGTATTGCGACGTGCCCCAGTGCG tcaCCTGTGGCCTGAGACAGTACAAGCAGCCCCAGCTCCGCATCAAAGGAGGCCTGTTCACGGATATCACCTCCCACCCGTGGCAGGCCGCCATCTTCGCCAGGAACAGGAGGTCCCCCGGAGAGCGGTTTCTGTGTGGGGGGGTCCTGATCAGCTCCTGCTGGGTGCTGTCGGCCGCCCACTGCTTCCAGGAAAG GTACCCTCCCAACCATCTCAAGGTGGTCCTGGGCAGGACGTACCGGCTGGTCCCTGGAAAGGAGGAGCAGACATTTGAAGTAGAAAAATACATCGTCCATAAGGAATTCGACGATGACACTTACAACAATGACATAG CGCTGCTGCAGCTGAAATCGGACTCACTGACCTGCGCCCTGGAGAGCGACGCCGTCCGCACCGTCTGCCTCCCGGACGCCGGCCTGCAGCTGCCAGACTGGACAGAGTGCGAGCTGTCTGGCTACGGAAAGCACGAGGCCT CTTCTCCATTCTACTCCGAGCGCCTGAAGGAGGCCCATGTCAGGCTGTACCCATCCAGCCGCTGCACTTCCCAGTATTTGCTTAACAGGACTGTCACCGACAACATGCTGTGCGCCGGAGACACACGAAGCGGCGGGGACGGAGCAAACCTGCATGACGCCTGCCAG